A window from Pseudomonadota bacterium encodes these proteins:
- a CDS encoding tetratricopeptide repeat protein — MPQQELFSAAPEAGHIVQGKYRLARILSEGGGGVVWEAFDPSGRQVALKFLKWNPAKTREAVADRFKNEFAILKSLAHPNIGQIYDFGLDPGSGLYFFTSELLMAGDLTRLLLAPVPLLEELLLQSLRALEYLRGHKLLHLDIKPHNLLLRQSGESPVLALIDFGLATFRPPDRPGGTPNYMAPELISMRLCDVSRTRFPPPDHRSDLYSLGVTFYHCLTGRAPFNVAGPDGKKDAMATLRRHFELAPPPPSSLRPEVPAYLDRIIMKLMAHHPDERYPSAIVAAQALQYSSPTMQNPECMQTLLAYLPKEGRLVGRREECAIIEQSLRAIADGVRHAAPIVIVHGGRGSGRSRMLAFAKPLAQQMEMDATFVAEGQDLPPSLIQSLESGEGSAAVRAVMIDDIDRFMMNEQGDSLDDAGAQAVRALIRRLRLQQRLPAASAPRMILIASLDAERMGLAQAFEDLNIDHALCHCVELANFTRADIAEYLEALLGERPDRAVIDQLAHCTGGNPLFLTEHLEQMISQGRLFSLAGRPDAATLKAIGVDFSKAPPSRSLAESILEKLRMLNDEARDAALAMACWQRPVSLEELSATCERGSADRAVLMLMEARLAHNQRHDGRIEFTNEMAGRVIREAATRAECESCHDRIAGHLIARFVGGRRRGRREIDLHVAYGSASPERIPALRRLIEAAAESGRPLDAAEHLHLLLDLLPEGEAAGRAAALAELGSAYERAHRIADARSAFAAIRDLRAPSPLRERLRVEAAERLGLLAMRRRDLRDARRLFSEALSFLSGDADPAAKIRLENYIASVDLREGNIERAVERFERSSKVAENILTPDEKRAVTNNELGEALLALGKPSDAVGILRKELALAEAAGDEQKSASRHYLLGNALRNDEIMKPDEARDHYEKGLAIARQHRLVEMQVRLQNGLGNLMLKVGRPKEALAHYQEGLKLAQQIEGETTGVEIMIGMGLASQQMASPENTIEYFEAALDFSGAPKGKAAGLIRRYRPTIYISLGDAYLQRHDLGHAEDYLKKALAMDRKKALTPDIRYSLYGTFAELALERGDRDAARRYMPTIEAIAKSFPQAQGHLKRLKQRLG; from the coding sequence ATGCCGCAGCAGGAGCTATTCTCAGCAGCGCCAGAGGCCGGGCACATTGTCCAGGGCAAGTACAGGCTCGCGCGCATCCTGAGCGAAGGGGGCGGCGGGGTGGTCTGGGAGGCCTTCGACCCCTCCGGCAGGCAGGTGGCGCTCAAGTTCCTCAAGTGGAACCCGGCAAAGACCCGCGAGGCGGTGGCGGACCGGTTCAAGAACGAGTTCGCGATACTTAAGTCGCTGGCCCACCCCAACATCGGCCAGATCTACGACTTCGGCCTGGACCCCGGCTCAGGGCTCTATTTCTTCACCAGCGAGCTGCTCATGGCGGGCGATCTTACCAGGCTCCTGCTCGCACCGGTGCCGCTGCTCGAGGAGCTGCTCCTGCAGTCGCTCAGGGCGCTGGAGTATCTGCGCGGGCACAAGCTCCTGCACCTGGACATAAAGCCGCACAACCTGCTGCTCAGGCAGTCTGGCGAGAGCCCGGTGCTGGCTCTCATCGACTTCGGGCTCGCCACCTTCCGGCCCCCGGACCGGCCCGGCGGCACGCCGAACTACATGGCGCCGGAGCTCATATCCATGCGGCTCTGCGACGTGAGCCGGACCCGCTTTCCTCCGCCCGACCACCGCAGCGACCTCTATTCGCTGGGAGTGACGTTCTACCACTGCCTCACCGGCCGCGCGCCGTTCAACGTTGCGGGACCTGACGGCAAGAAGGACGCCATGGCGACCCTCCGCCGCCACTTCGAGCTCGCGCCGCCGCCGCCATCCTCCCTCAGGCCCGAGGTGCCGGCGTACCTCGACCGGATCATCATGAAGCTCATGGCGCACCATCCGGACGAGCGCTACCCCTCCGCGATCGTCGCCGCGCAGGCGCTGCAGTACAGCTCCCCCACGATGCAAAACCCTGAGTGCATGCAGACTCTTCTCGCCTACCTGCCCAAGGAGGGCAGGCTCGTGGGCCGCCGCGAGGAGTGCGCGATCATAGAGCAGAGCCTCCGCGCGATCGCCGACGGGGTGAGGCACGCGGCCCCGATCGTGATCGTGCACGGCGGCCGCGGCTCGGGTCGCTCCAGGATGCTGGCCTTCGCAAAGCCGCTCGCCCAGCAGATGGAGATGGACGCGACATTCGTCGCCGAGGGCCAGGACCTCCCGCCGTCGCTCATCCAGTCGCTGGAATCCGGCGAAGGCTCCGCGGCCGTGCGGGCCGTCATGATCGACGACATCGACCGCTTCATGATGAACGAGCAGGGCGATTCCCTCGACGACGCGGGGGCTCAGGCCGTCAGGGCGCTGATCAGGCGCCTCCGTCTCCAGCAGAGGCTGCCGGCCGCTTCGGCCCCGCGGATGATCCTGATCGCATCCCTCGACGCCGAGCGCATGGGGCTTGCGCAGGCGTTCGAGGACCTCAACATAGACCACGCCCTCTGCCACTGCGTCGAGCTCGCAAACTTCACCAGGGCCGACATCGCGGAGTACCTCGAGGCGCTGCTGGGCGAGAGGCCGGACAGGGCCGTGATCGACCAGCTCGCGCACTGCACCGGCGGCAATCCGCTCTTCCTCACCGAGCACCTGGAGCAGATGATCTCCCAGGGCAGGCTCTTCTCACTGGCGGGGAGGCCCGACGCCGCCACGCTCAAGGCAATCGGCGTGGACTTCTCCAAGGCGCCGCCATCGCGCTCGCTCGCCGAGTCGATACTCGAAAAGCTGCGCATGCTGAACGATGAGGCCCGGGACGCGGCGCTGGCGATGGCATGCTGGCAGCGGCCGGTGTCGCTCGAGGAGCTCTCCGCCACCTGCGAGCGGGGCAGCGCCGACCGGGCGGTACTCATGCTCATGGAGGCGAGGCTCGCCCACAACCAGCGCCACGACGGCCGCATCGAATTCACGAACGAGATGGCCGGCCGCGTGATCAGAGAGGCCGCCACTCGGGCTGAATGCGAGAGCTGCCACGACCGGATCGCCGGACACCTGATCGCGCGGTTCGTGGGCGGCAGGCGGCGGGGCCGCAGGGAGATCGACCTGCACGTCGCGTACGGGAGCGCCTCGCCGGAGCGCATCCCAGCCCTGCGGAGGCTCATAGAGGCGGCCGCCGAATCGGGCCGGCCGCTCGATGCAGCCGAGCACCTCCACCTCCTGCTCGATCTCCTGCCGGAGGGAGAGGCTGCGGGCCGCGCGGCCGCGCTGGCCGAACTCGGCTCGGCGTACGAGCGCGCGCACAGGATCGCCGACGCGCGGTCCGCCTTCGCGGCGATAAGGGACCTCAGGGCGCCCTCCCCCCTCAGGGAGAGGTTGCGGGTCGAGGCGGCGGAGAGGCTGGGACTGCTCGCCATGCGCAGGCGCGACCTCCGCGACGCAAGGAGGCTCTTCTCCGAGGCGCTCTCCTTCCTCTCAGGCGATGCGGACCCGGCCGCGAAGATAAGGCTCGAGAACTACATCGCGAGCGTCGATCTGCGCGAGGGCAACATAGAGAGGGCGGTGGAGCGATTCGAGCGCAGCTCGAAGGTGGCGGAGAACATCCTCACCCCCGACGAGAAACGCGCCGTGACGAACAACGAGCTCGGCGAGGCGCTGCTGGCCCTCGGGAAACCCTCCGATGCCGTGGGGATACTCCGCAAGGAGCTTGCGCTCGCCGAGGCGGCGGGCGACGAGCAAAAGAGCGCCTCGCGGCATTACCTCCTGGGCAACGCCCTGAGAAACGACGAGATCATGAAGCCGGACGAGGCGCGCGACCACTACGAGAAGGGGCTCGCGATCGCGAGGCAGCACAGGCTAGTGGAGATGCAGGTGAGGCTCCAGAACGGGCTGGGCAACCTCATGCTCAAGGTCGGCCGGCCCAAGGAGGCGCTGGCGCATTATCAGGAGGGCTTGAAGCTCGCGCAGCAGATCGAGGGCGAGACCACGGGCGTGGAGATCATGATCGGCATGGGGCTCGCCTCGCAGCAGATGGCCTCGCCTGAGAACACCATCGAGTATTTCGAGGCGGCGCTGGACTTCTCCGGCGCACCGAAGGGAAAGGCCGCGGGGCTGATAAGGCGCTACAGGCCCACCATCTACATCTCGCTCGGCGACGCCTACCTGCAGAGGCACGACCTGGGGCACGCCGAGGACTACCTCAAGAAGGCGCTGGCGATGGATCGCAAGAAGGCCCTCACGCCCGACATCCGTTACAGCCTATACGGCACCTTCGCCGAGCTTGCGCTGGAGCGCGGGGACAGGGATGCGGCGCGCCGCTACATGCCGACCATCGAGGCGATCGCGAAGTCGTTCCCGCAGGCGCAGGGCCACCTCAAGAGGCTCAAGCAGCGCCTTGGCTGA
- a CDS encoding DUF1957 domain-containing protein yields MTKGYLSIVLHAHLPYVRHPEHEEFLEEQWFFEGMTETYIPLLDMFESLFLDGIDFRMTMSLTPPLVSMMTDGLLQERYARHLYKHLELADKEMGRTAHDRAFRPAAEMYYHKLHRARYIFDQRWGRNLVAGFRHFQDMGKVEIITCGATHGFLPLLRPSHEAVRAQISVACDTHERHLGRRPRGIWLPECGYFPGLDEILWDHGIRFFFVDSHGILHADSRPKYGVYAPVFTPSGTAAFGRDFESSKQVWSAKEGYPGDYRYRDFYRDIGFDLDFDYVRPYIHRDGIRIMTGFKYYRITGTTNHKEPYSPHDAREAAASHAGNFLFNRQRQCEYLHGLMGKPPIIIAPYDAELFGHWWYEGIDWLNFIMRKTACDQSDVKLATPWEYLCWHPKNQVAQPSESSWGNKGYAEVWCNGTNDWVYRHLHEAAFRMTEYARAYPSPDDNLRRALNQMARELLLAQSSDWAFIMNSGTMVEYAVKRTKDHVWRFNRLYEEIKHMRLDMNFVAELEWKDNIFPNIDYRVYA; encoded by the coding sequence AGAGCCTCTTCCTCGACGGCATCGACTTCCGCATGACGATGTCGCTCACGCCCCCGCTCGTATCCATGATGACCGATGGGCTCCTGCAGGAGCGCTACGCCAGGCACCTCTACAAGCACCTCGAGCTCGCCGACAAGGAGATGGGCCGCACAGCGCACGACCGGGCATTCAGGCCAGCGGCCGAGATGTACTACCACAAGCTCCACCGCGCCCGTTACATCTTCGACCAGCGCTGGGGCAGAAACCTCGTCGCGGGGTTCCGCCACTTCCAGGACATGGGGAAGGTGGAGATCATCACCTGCGGCGCGACCCACGGCTTCCTGCCGCTGCTCAGGCCGTCCCACGAGGCGGTGCGCGCGCAGATATCGGTCGCGTGCGATACGCACGAGAGGCACCTGGGCAGGAGGCCCCGCGGCATCTGGCTCCCGGAGTGCGGCTACTTCCCGGGGCTGGACGAGATCCTCTGGGACCACGGCATCCGATTCTTCTTCGTGGATTCGCACGGCATACTGCACGCCGACTCGAGGCCCAAGTACGGCGTGTACGCCCCTGTCTTCACCCCCAGCGGGACCGCCGCCTTCGGCCGCGACTTCGAGTCCTCCAAGCAGGTCTGGAGCGCGAAGGAGGGGTACCCGGGCGACTACCGCTACCGCGACTTCTACCGCGACATCGGCTTCGACCTCGACTTCGACTACGTGAGGCCCTACATCCACCGCGACGGCATCCGCATAATGACCGGGTTCAAGTACTACAGGATCACCGGCACGACCAACCACAAGGAGCCCTACAGCCCGCACGATGCCCGCGAGGCGGCGGCCTCGCACGCCGGCAACTTCCTCTTCAACCGCCAGCGCCAGTGCGAGTACCTGCACGGCCTCATGGGCAAGCCTCCGATCATAATCGCGCCGTACGACGCGGAGCTCTTCGGCCACTGGTGGTACGAGGGCATAGACTGGCTCAACTTCATCATGCGCAAGACCGCGTGCGACCAGTCGGACGTCAAGCTCGCCACCCCGTGGGAGTACCTCTGCTGGCACCCGAAGAACCAGGTCGCCCAGCCGTCTGAATCGAGCTGGGGAAACAAGGGCTACGCGGAGGTGTGGTGCAACGGCACCAACGACTGGGTCTACCGCCACCTGCATGAGGCGGCGTTCCGAATGACCGAGTACGCCAGGGCCTACCCCTCGCCCGACGACAACCTCCGACGCGCGCTCAACCAGATGGCGCGGGAGCTCCTGCTCGCGCAGAGCTCCGACTGGGCCTTCATCATGAACAGCGGCACGATGGTGGAGTACGCGGTCAAGCGCACCAAGGACCACGTCTGGCGCTTCAACAGGCTCTACGAGGAGATAAAGCACATGCGCCTGGACATGAACTTCGTGGCCGAGCTCGAGTGGAAGGACAACATCTTCCCGAACATCGATTACCGGGTCTACGCCTAG